Part of the Oncorhynchus mykiss isolate Arlee chromosome 23, USDA_OmykA_1.1, whole genome shotgun sequence genome is shown below.
TTGCCCTTACGGACAAGGCCCCGGCCTCAGCTCTCGAGCCTCTACCAGACCTCGACGAGCGGGAGGGCTGAGAGGGGTCCGACAGAGAGGTGCTCCTGGAGGTGCTGTCTTCCTCGGACTGTTCTCCCTGTGTCTTTTTCTCGTCGTCTGATAGGCGGTTGGCCAGCTTTAGCGTCTCCCCGCTAATGCCCTTAAAGTACTCGATGGTGCGTTTACAAACCTCGCTGGCGTTCTCCCTACTCGTCTCACCTGACGAGCTAACCTGAGACCTGTCTTTGATGGGCAACCTGGAGGGAAACTGTATAGCTACTCTTTCCCTGCTAGACTGAGTTGTTACCTGCACTGATATTGGGGAGCTGGGTGTGCTGCTCTTTTTAATATCTTTGATTGGGATTCTAGACCTGGGCTCTACTTTGGCAATGACAGGCTCtgctcttctcctcacctcaGCCTTGACAACCTGTTTGGGTTTTTGCTTCCCTATTGCTGTGCCTTGTGTATGGAACGACCACCCTGGCGCTTTGACAGGCAGCCTCGACTTTTGCTGCTTCGCCTCAGCTTCCTTGATGGCTTCACTTTGTCTTTGTTCAGCCTGAACACTGTTTTCTTCTACTTCTAGAGAGTCTCTACAGAACAAAGCTTCAATCCTACTGGCTTTCTGAAGGGTGGGTTCAGAAGACGACTGCAAATTAAACACCACACTGCCACATTGTATATAGTTAGCCTGGACGCTAGAGGACTCaaggttattgttgttattgcagTTCTCTGCAGGGTAATCTCTTCTTTCTGACAGCTTTGGGTCTCTGTATCCGCTAAACTGACTCCCCAGTGACTGGTTTTCCAAGCTAATGTATTCTGGCATCTGACTTTCTGACATCTCTGCCTTATAATCTGTGTGATCCCCCGAGTCTTTTTTCACTGTAATGGCTATTCCCATCTTAATGGGGGTGCGTAATTTGGGGTCAACTTTAGAGGCCGTAATCGTGAATGAGGACGTGGTCTCGGCTACTGTGTCACCAGAAGGCGCATCGGTACAGCCAGTGTCAGTGCCAGTCTGTGCAGGGCTGCACTTTGCTGATGTGCTGCTTTCTGTGGCAGTCTCTAACTtcaccccctcacccctctcccctgtTTTTGACTGAGAGGTAACTACCCCTGGACTCTTGCCCCCTCTCCCCTTGTCCCCTGATTTCCCATCAGAGGAATGCTCACCAATCTGGAAAAATTGAAGTCTCTCTTCAACAAAGTCCCGCTTGCTCATGTCAATTGCACCACTGCGCGTCATCTCAAACATCTTCCCCTCATGGAAGGGGAAAGGGTTAGGCTCGCTAGTCGGTGTGCTTTCATCAGTCGGGGTTCTAGCAGGGGTAGTGTCTGGAGTGGTGGCTTGCGATTTGTCCTCCACAGACAAACCAAAAGGCTTGGGATCTTCTTCTCTCGCTTTGGCATCAAaaactccttctccttctccccctttgCTTGACCAGGGGTCAAAGTCTAAGCCTTTCGTGGCGACTGTTTTGAAGGTAGAGTTTAACTCCTCTTCGAGTTGACAACGGAAATAGTTATCTGCAAAGTCTTGTCTATCACCCTGTCTATCTGGATGTCTTCCCTCAAGAGTGTAGTCTTTTTCATCTCCGGTGTTTTGGTCTGAGTTTGCTTTCCCATTATCCCCTCCATCCTCACTTGGCGTTTTCTCCTCCTCTATGACTTCAAGCTTTGATTGACTAAAGGAACGATCACATGTCTTGCCGTCATTGGACAGGCTTGATGTTTTAGGGTCTTGTTCACTCAATCCATCATCCTCATCTTGAAGGTCATAGCCATCGAGAGAGTCTATTTCAGTGGCATCTGTGTCATGAGAGAACTCAGCAGTTGTGGCTATGGAGCAGTCTGTGATTGACTGGTCGTTGCCATTTTTCTCTAAGTCTACATCCTCTTCTTTTTCAACGCCATTCGTGCCTGACTCCTTGTTGTTTCCGTTCCTCTCAGGCTTTTGGGGTTTTAAAagcttctctccttcctccttctccttcatCTTGAAGGTGTACTTTTTGTTGGGAATGGGATGGAAGACAGACTCATCGTCGCTAGAGTCACTGTCGTCTGCTCCAGGTGGAACTGGAGAGGGAGGTTGAACCCTGATGATGGGCTCTGCAAGGAGGTGCCGATCATGCTCCTCTTGGAGGTTCACCTCCATCATCTCTGTCTCAGCCTCTGAGGAGGCACAAGATCCCCTCTTATCAGGGTCAGAATGCTCTGCCTCTAAAGGCGGAGGGGGGGGAAACTCAATGTAAGCGACTCTTTTCTCTTTGTGTCGTTTCAGTGTTTCCTGATTTCGGTTGGAGGGTTCTGATGAGGCAGGCTTGGTTTTCTTTGGCAGAGACTCCTTGTAGACGAAGGTCTTTCCTTCGTCTTCTTCAGACTCCTCTGCTATTGGAATGGGCATTCCGGGCATGTATCCAATTACGGAATCTGGCGTTCTGGAGGCAAGGCTCACCTCCTCAGAACTTGGTGTCTCAGGAGTAACAGGACTTTTGCCAGAGCTGTCCATGAGAGTAACTTGCTCTAGAGTGTCATCCTCTGGGCTGCCTTGAGGAGATGGGGTCTGTTTTTGTTTAATGGTGTAACGCGCTCCCCGTGTCTCATGCACTGTTCGGCTCTCGTGACTCACTATCTTTTTGTATGTTCCCAGCTGCTCAGCTGTTTCTTTTTCGTATTTCTTGCCCACTTGGATGCTAACATAAACTGGCAAAGGTTTGATGTCTTTGAAACCCTCAATAACAATGTTTTCCAAGTACCCTACTTGATCGCTATCTATACCATTACACACTACAGTTGACTGACTACTATCAAAAGAATCAGATGATGTTTCTACTGATGAGCAGTTTGTGGATTTTCTGGATTCAGAGCCGCTGTGTAACCTATTTCTAGCTAAAGTAGGTATTTGTAACCCTGGCCTTTCACACAGTTTAACAGAGGTATCAAATTTTAATGAAGTGGATTGATGATTTTCTGAGAAACTAGATGGCATTCTAACAGGAATTTGCGATTCCGAGTTTTTTTTTAGACCACCGGTACTATTTGGGTTTTCTCGGACCACAAGCTCTGTGTAAATTATTTTCTTGGTTGTCTCATCTTTTTTGGCTATTCCATCTCTAAAACCCTGCTGTTCTCTTTGTGAATTGTGGTCTTTGTGAATTGACACTTGGGGTTGATAGTTTCCATTTCCATGACATTCCCAAGTTTTGAAGGACTTTTTTTCTTCCTGTTCATTTCCGTTTGTGCCGTGTTTAGGAGATGAGTAAATATACCTATTAGCACTGGGGCTTGGTCCACTAGATCCTCTTACCTCACTTTCTAGAACCTTCCTTGTACATCCTGGACTGTCTGGTGATTTGGGGATATTTGAGCCTGCAAAAACTTGATACACAGGCAGCTTACTTTCCAGGAGTTTTCTTACTGGGGGATTTGACGTGTGTCCCCATTGTGGACCCGTATCTTGCTTTTGAGCCTCTTGTTCAAAATGTAGCCTAACAGCGCTGACTTTGGAGGATGACATTTGAAAAGGTTTAGAGGCATCACCCACATTTCCCTGTGAGATGCCATCCCCTGGTTTTCTATTGTCATCCTTATATTGTAGCAGCACTCTCCTCTCTGGGCTGCTTGGTAAACTAGCACATTTTCTATCATTGGAGCCAAACCTGTCTCTGAAACGGTCTCTACATTCTTCACCACTGCCCCCATTCCTGTATGCTGATCTTTCAGGACTGCTGTGCGTAGAGCTAGGCCCTGATCGTGTTTCCCTAAAGTCGGACCTACGGGACTTCTTCTCAGGGGAAGAAAGCTCATCGTTCAGTTTCTCTGTCTTATCACGAAAAAACTGAGAGACTTCGCTAAGCTTTTCCTCTGCTTCCTTAACAGTTCTGTCTACTCTGTCTTCATATATCAGCTTTTCTCTATTCTTGCTCTGTCTGTCATCAGTGACACGCATCCAAACAGAGTGCTTTGGGCTGCCAGGTTCTGAGGAATACTGCAACAGTGTTAGTTTGTCAAAGTTATCGTCTACATTGGCAATTTGACCTGATTTGTCTGTGTTTGATGACTTCAAAATATATTCTTGCCTTGATCCACTAGACCTTCCCTGACTATAACAACTCCTATCTGGGGATTGAAAACGAGACCTGTCCCTTAAATACTCCTCAGTGTCAGAGTGAGACGAGTCTGGTTTCTCAGAGAGAAGCATTTTGTCGGCAAAGTTGTAAGACTCTCCTCTTAGTTCTGATGATTCATCATCATTATATTCCACAGAGTGCTGGCTGAGTAGCTTTAGGGTTTTGTACGAGTCGTCTGCCATGAGCTGTTCAGAGCTTGGATGACTATCATCTTCCTGTGTCATGGGCGTGTTTACTCTGGAAGACTCTAGGTAACAGGGGAGCGATTCTTCaggctcctcctctccctgtcgtGACATTCCACTGTTCCCTTGGTAGAAGTACATCTCCTTCTCTGGGCGATTTTTTGTCTCCCGGATGATGACCTCAGTTGGTTCAGTTTTGTTGCCCTTTTCAATGTGAACTTCAATTATTCTTTCAACTTTGGGTTTTGAGCTGATATCTTCAAGAACTCTCTGTGATGTGTCATCGTTGCCGGCCTTGTGCTCAAACAGTCCAGCAAGTTCTCTGGAGGGATCCCTGCCGGACTGGAAAGCTTTCATGATATCATGCACTGACATTGATTCTTCAATCCTCTCTGATGTATTCTCTTtactctggggtttgtggtacacCATTCGGGTGGTAGTTGTGATGTGGGTCTCTTCCTTAACTCGCATGCCCTTGCCCATCGAGTCATCGTCCGGGCTGATTTTCATCTGAAATGATTTTGTTTGGTCCACATTGGATGCATTCAGCCCTTTGGGCTCAGCATCAATGTATCTAACCTCCCTTGTATCCTCCGTCATTGGTTGCTTGTTATCTTCAGGAGACTCATAGCTCCTAATAACATGAACAACCTCAGTCCTTGTCTCCGTGATTACTGGTGGAATATCCTGGAAAAGCGTCTTGGGTCCCATGCCTTCTGCACTCTGTGGGGCAGATGGCGTCCTTTCACTCCTTGTCTCAAAGCCACTGTCTGAGAGGGGACTCTTGTCCTGGTCATGTGCGATGTCATCTGGAGATTCTAACATGGCATCAGGCCCAAATAGCACATCTGCTAGTTTACAGAGCTCCTTTTCTGAGGCAGAGGACCGCATGTTTGCGGGTGGCATTTTCAGCTTGTGCTCAGGTTTAAGCATACgtttctgtttctcctctccttctcgtCTAACCTCATCAGATCTATGCTTTACATCTGCAATTTTTGAGATAGAGCTACTGCCAATGTCATTTGTCAAGTAGTCTACTACCTTCGATAGATTGAAATCTCTGTCTGGTATAGTCTTAGTTTTGATTTGAGGGACCACTGTCTCATATCTTGGTGGATAACTCCAGTTGCTTTGCTGGGGATCCACTGGCACTTGTTTAGAGAACTGTACCTCGTCTGTTGTATTTGTTTTAAAAGCTGTCTTGTTAATCTTTGCCGTATCCTTGGTTAGGATCTCACTAACTTTGACCAGGTCCTGTTTCACTTTCTCTACAATTCTGTAAGGCTCCTCGTCCTCCATTCTAGCCTCTTTGGGGAAGTCAGACTGGAAACCTTTGGAGGCTGAACTTGGTTCTGTTTGCAAGATGTTAGACATCCGTATCAAGTCCTCTTTCATTTCTGCCACGTCCTTCAGTATCTCTTGGCTGGAGGACAGCGGGGATGAGGTGGTGGATTTTAGGGCAGCCGGGGACATGAATAAGGGGGATTTGACAGGTGACAGAGTTCTGGCAAAGGAAGACTGGGCTTGAGAGTTTGTCTCAGCAGGCATAGTTTTTCGAGGGGACAAGAGGGCAGCAGCTGACTTTGACACCTCAGGGAGCTTTTTAAATTGGGGTTCTGGCAAAACATTTATAATTGAATACACTGGGACAGTCATTGGGCTTGGTGGGTTTAGTGGGGACCGTAAAGAGGCATATAGGGAACTAGAGGCTGAGGATCTTATGGACTGGTAAGAGGATGACGCTGAGGAGGACATGGACTTGAGAGTGCCATATCCAGAGGCAGAGCAGGAATTGAACGTTTTTTCAACCTCGTCAAAGGCTGCATTTACGCTTGTTGTTGCTGCATTGGTGGTTGCCTGTATCCTCCCCTGTAAGCTGCTGGAGAGTAGGGATGTGGGGGAGGAGGAGCGGTACTTTGTAGGGGATACTGTTCCATTGATCAGAGCTGCAGCACTAGGAGGAGTGTTGGATTTAATTGGTgatgagagggaggaaaagagactCCTTGAGGGGCTTGAGGGGTCTGCACTGGACCGGACAGAGGAGAGGCCAGGAACAGTTTTTATAGGAGAGGACGATGTTGTTGTGCCAGTGCCCACAATGACACCCTTGAATGGAAGAGTTGAACTGTACATGTTCAGTGAGGATTTAGGGGAAGCAGGTGGCGTCATAGTGATTGATGACCTTTCTAGCAGACACCCTCCACCAGTGGTGATAGGAGAGGTTCTAGTAGACAATGCTGCCAGTCCCTTGATGGAAACATGGTCTGGAATGCTTCTGACTGGCGATGACTGGAGACTGGGGGTAACCTGAACTGGGTACTGGGCCTGCTGAACTACAGTCTTTATTGGGGATGAAATGGTCCTGTACGACCTGATGGGGGAAGCTATGTCGCTGACTGACTTGATGGAATGGGCCGGTGAGCCGCCTATGTTGGACTTGATGGGGGACGCTGAGGTGATGGACCACACAGACTTCAGTGGAGAGGCAGTGGGCGTGTTGGACGATGAACTGGAGTGGGAACCGAATCCAGACTTGGCTTGGCCAGGGACGGAGACAGGAACAGCCGACCACGCCTGATAAGATCTCGTTGAAAAGACAGGTTTGTGAGTGTAGCCAGTAGGCTGTGTTCTCGGCGAGCTCCGATCAGTTGTTTCTTGAATAACCAAACCAAAGATTTAACATAAATTCAACGGaaaataattgaaataataaaaacagagaaaccagagagagaaagTTGGAGTCAGTAAGGCCAATATTAATCAAAGCAGTAAGAATAATATAATTTATAAAACGTCAATTACTATCTAAACAAAGATATGGTGAAAAGTGATTGTTTAAGGTCAATGATCTGTCACAAAATAGAACAGATGCAAGATAACACACAATGAAGCATACGTGGCAACAAAATGcttgacataacagtgaagaagaAACCATttcaaacataccaagacaacaacacaaccattCTATTAACCATTGATGTGCTTTGTCTGTTTGCCGTTTTGCTGCAGTGCCTTTTATATGTTTGGTGCACACCATGGTCATATGTTTCCAATGCCAAAAATGACCCCACAATCCTTTTAGTATATTATTAGTGCAATAATTGTCTCAAGGGTTCACTTATTGATTGGTTCACAAGAAATGAATGCCCTGAACAATCACTAAGCCAATAAAAGTGAGGTGTTCTTCAAAAGAATGAAAACGCTACAAGATAATAATTATATTTGACATTTGGATGTTGCAATGCCAGTAGTTTTCACAAAAATGTTATGATACAAAAacaaggaaaatatatttcacaaaaTGGAGAGGGTCTGCAaagtatactaaacaaaaatataaatgcaacatgaaacaatttcaaagattttactgagttacagtttacataagaaaatcagtcaattgaaataaataaattaggccctaatctatggattttacatgacggGGCAGGGTTTCGTTCATGGGTGGGCCTTGGCGGGCATAGGCCCACATACTTGGCAGCCAGACCCACCCACTAGGGAGCCAAGCCCAGCAAATCAGAATTCATTTTtcaccacaaaagggctttattacagacaaaaatactccTCAGTACAACCCCCCACCGCCCCTCAGACGATCACACTATTtgagaagccagatgtggaggtcctgggctggcgtggttacacgtggtctgcggttgtgaggccggacggacacactgccaaattctctaaaacgacgttggaggcagcttatagtaaagaaatgaacattaaattctctggcaacagctctggtggacattcctgcagtcagcatgccaattacacgctccctcaaaacttgagacatctgtagcattgtgttgtgtgacaaaactgcacattttaaagtggccttttattgttcccagcacaaggtgcacctatgtaatgatcgtgccgtttaatcagcttcttgatatgccacacctgtcaggtggatggattatcttggcaaaggagaaatgctcactaacagggacgtaaacaaacttgtgcacaacatttgagagaaataagcttttgtgcgtatggaacatttcagggattttttttaaatatttcagctcatgaaacatgagaccaacactttacatgttgcatttatatattttttcagtgcATAAGACACCAAGCAAGGGTTGTCCGGGATGGATATGAATCATGACGTGTATGATGACAGTATGGAAAGTGCTCATAATTCTACACTATTGATATATGAATATATCATAAAGGTAATATCGTACACTGCATATGAAGTTGAATAACGTTATTGATATTTTGTATGAACTGAGGATTTATGAAAGTGAAGATGTTAAACTCACTCGCTGCAGGGTCGGTCAGATAGCTGTAGCGCTTACGCAAAGCTAAGGAGGCAAAGGTATGACGTCGGTCTGGTTTTTCagtctgcaacaacaaaaacaacaaaatatctTTTAACATAAAATAAAGATTGGATTTAAATGCCAAAAATGTATATTCCCTTTTTTGACATTACGGACAGAATTTCTCCCATTTTGTGATTTTGAAATCAAATCGAAATGATGCATTTTGCAGTGTGGGAGTCCATGTTGTTGAGGTAGTAGGCACTGCAAGCGATTGACTAAGAGATCCATGCTTTCCTCCGATTGGACAGATTGAGAGTGACCTTGGTGGCGCGATTTCAAGTGCATTAATCAATCTCATTTTGAAGAAACAC
Proteins encoded:
- the LOC110502535 gene encoding ankyrin-3 isoform X8, producing the protein MSEEAKEKSTGKPAHRKKKGKKSDSNASYLRAARAGNLEKALDYLKSGVEINICNQNGLNALHLASKEGHVEVVAELLKLEANVDAATKKGNTALHIASLAGQTEVVKELVTNGANVNAQSQNGFTPLYMAAQENHLEVVRFLLGHNSSQSMATEDGFTPLAVALQQGHDQVVSLLLENDTKGKVRLPALHIAARKDDTKAAALLLQNDHNADVESKMMVNRTTESGFTPLHIAAHYGNINVATLLLNRGAAVDFMARNDITPLHVASKRGNSNMVKLLLDRGSKIDGKTKDGLTPLHCGARSGHEQVVEILLDRGAPILSKTKNGLSPLHMATQGDHINCVQLLLQNDVPVDDVTNDYLTALHVAAHCGHYKVAKLIVDKKANPNAKALNGFTPLHIACKKNRVKVMELLLKHGASIQAVTESGLTPIHVAAFMGHDNIVNSLTHHGASPNTTNVRGETALHMAARAGQADVVRYLLQNGANVETKAKDDQTALHISSRLGKADIVQQLLQRGASANAATTSGYTPLHLAAREGHEDVAAMLLDQGASLSASTKKGFSPLHVAAKYGKMEVASLLLQKRAAPDAAGKSGLTPLHVAAHYDNQRVALLLLDQGASPHASAKNGYTPLHIAAKKNQMDIGTTLLEYGADTNAVTRQGISPVHLAAQEGSVDLVSLLLSKNANVNMGNKSGLTPLHLAAQEDKVNVAEVLLNQGADIDPETKMGYTPLHVACHYGNIKMANFLIQNQARVDGKTKNGYTPLHQAAQQGHTHIINLLLQHGASANQLTVNGNTALSIARRLGYISVVDTLMPLTDENLTSVTTTEKHKMNVPETMNEFLDMSEDEVKANVPEILNEDCISDVDEGEDAMTGDTDKYLRPQDLKELGDDSLPQEGYMGFSIGVRSASPRISLRSFSSDRSNTLNRSSYARDSMTIEEILAPTKDTLQSVCKDLSYLVDPLNKHLAVTRDYDAECLRRYSWTPDTMDHSNTVSSPIHSGFLVSFMVDARGGSMRGSRSNGMRIIIPPRKCTAPTRITCRLAKRHKLAYPPPMVEGEGLVSRLVEVGPAGAQFLGPVIVEIPHFGSMRGKERELIVLRSDNGDTWKEHQYDCHPSDITDILNGMDEELDSNAELEKKRICRIITRDFPQYFAVVSRIKQESNHMGPEGGTLTSQTVPMVQASFPQGALTKKIRVGLQAQPVPDDMVRNLLGNRATFSPIVTVEPRRRKFHKPITMTIPVPPRSAEGHPSGHRGDSTPCLRLLCSITGGTSPAQWEDITGTTPLSFVTDCVSFTTNVSARFWLTDCHQTPETVSLASQLYRELICVPYLAKFVVFAKMNDPVESRLRCFCMTDDKVDKTLEQQENFEEVARSKDIEVLEGKPIHVDCYGNLSPLTKSGQQLIFNFFSFKENRLPFNVKVRDMGQEPCGRLSFLREPKTTKGLPQTAVCNLNITLPTHKKDMMESDPDDETEKPDRRHTFASLALRKRYSYLTDPAAKTTDRSSPRTQPTGYTHKPVFSTRSYQAWSAVPVSVPGQAKSGFGSHSSSSSNTPTASPLKSVWSITSASPIKSNIGGSPAHSIKSVSDIASPIRSYRTISSPIKTVVQQAQYPVQVTPSLQSSPVRSIPDHVSIKGLAALSTRTSPITTGGGCLLERSSITMTPPASPKSSLNMYSSTLPFKGVIVGTGTTTSSSPIKTVPGLSSVRSSADPSSPSRSLFSSLSSPIKSNTPPSAAALINGTVSPTKYRSSSPTSLLSSSLQGRIQATTNAATTSVNAAFDEVEKTFNSCSASGYGTLKSMSSSASSSYQSIRSSASSSLYASLRSPLNPPSPMTVPVYSIINVLPEPQFKKLPEVSKSAAALLSPRKTMPAETNSQAQSSFARTLSPVKSPLFMSPAALKSTTSSPLSSSQEILKDVAEMKEDLIRMSNILQTEPSSASKGFQSDFPKEARMEDEEPYRIVEKVKQDLVKVSEILTKDTAKINKTAFKTNTTDEVQFSKQVPVDPQQSNWSYPPRYETVVPQIKTKTIPDRDFNLSKVVDYLTNDIGSSSISKIADVKHRSDEVRREGEEKQKRMLKPEHKLKMPPANMRSSASEKELCKLADVLFGPDAMLESPDDIAHDQDKSPLSDSGFETRSERTPSAPQSAEGMGPKTLFQDIPPVITETRTEVVHVIRSYESPEDNKQPMTEDTREVRYIDAEPKGLNASNVDQTKSFQMKISPDDDSMGKGMRVKEETHITTTTRMVYHKPQSKENTSERIEESMSVHDIMKAFQSGRDPSRELAGLFEHKAGNDDTSQRVLEDISSKPKVERIIEVHIEKGNKTEPTEVIIRETKNRPEKEMYFYQGNSGMSRQGEEEPEESLPCYLESSRVNTPMTQEDDSHPSSEQLMADDSYKTLKLLSQHSVEYNDDESSELRGESYNFADKMLLSEKPDSSHSDTEEYLRDRSRFQSPDRSCYSQGRSSGSRQEYILKSSNTDKSGQIANVDDNFDKLTLLQYSSEPGSPKHSVWMRVTDDRQSKNREKLIYEDRVDRTVKEAEEKLSEVSQFFRDKTEKLNDELSSPEKKSRRSDFRETRSGPSSTHSSPERSAYRNGGSGEECRDRFRDRFGSNDRKCASLPSSPERRVLLQYKDDNRKPGDGISQGNVGDASKPFQMSSSKVSAVRLHFEQEAQKQDTGPQWGHTSNPPVRKLLESKLPVYQVFAGSNIPKSPDSPGCTRKVLESEVRGSSGPSPSANRYIYSSPKHGTNGNEQEEKKSFKTWECHGNGNYQPQVSIHKDHNSQREQQGFRDGIAKKDETTKKIIYTELVVRENPNSTGGLKKNSESQIPVRMPSSFSENHQSTSLKFDTSVKLCERPGLQIPTLARNRLHSGSESRKSTNCSSVETSSDSFDSSQSTVVCNGIDSDQVGYLENIVIEGFKDIKPLPVYVSIQVGKKYEKETAEQLGTYKKIVSHESRTVHETRGARYTIKQKQTPSPQGSPEDDTLEQVTLMDSSGKSPVTPETPSSEEVSLASRTPDSVIGYMPGMPIPIAEESEEDEGKTFVYKESLPKKTKPASSEPSNRNQETLKRHKEKRVAYIEFPPPPPLEAEHSDPDKRGSCASSEAETEMMEVNLQEEHDRHLLAEPIIRVQPPSPVPPGADDSDSSDDESVFHPIPNKKYTFKMKEKEEGEKLLKPQKPERNGNNKESGTNGVEKEEDVDLEKNGNDQSITDCSIATTAEFSHDTDATEIDSLDGYDLQDEDDGLSEQDPKTSSLSNDGKTCDRSFSQSKLEVIEEEKTPSEDGGDNGKANSDQNTGDEKDYTLEGRHPDRQGDRQDFADNYFRCQLEEELNSTFKTVATKGLDFDPWSSKGGEGEGVFDAKAREEDPKPFGLSVEDKSQATTPDTTPARTPTDESTPTSEPNPFPFHEGKMFEMTRSGAIDMSKRDFVEERLQFFQIGEHSSDGKSGDKGRGGKSPGVVTSQSKTGERGEGVKLETATESSTSAKCSPAQTGTDTGCTDAPSGDTVAETTSSFTITASKVDPKLRTPIKMGIAITVKKDSGDHTDYKAEMSESQMPEYISLENQSLGSQFSGYRDPKLSERRDYPAENCNNNNNLESSSVQANYIQCGSVVFNLQSSSEPTLQKASRIEALFCRDSLEVEENSVQAEQRQSEAIKEAEAKQQKSRLPVKAPGWSFHTQGTAIGKQKPKQVVKAEVRRRAEPVIAKVEPRSRIPIKDIKKSSTPSSPISVQVTTQSSRERVAIQFPSRLPIKDRSQVSSSGETSRENASEVCKRTIEYFKGISGETLKLANRLSDDEKKTQGEQSEEDSTSRSTSLSDPSQPSRSSRSGRGSRAEAGALSVRAKVDRASGSERSRRSRRTGGKEGSQVAGPRAPPVAEIKPSPQSPCERTDLRMAIVADHLGLSWTELAREMNFSVDEINHIRVENPNSLTAQSFMLLKKWVSRDGKNATTDALTGVLTKVNRMDIVTLLEGPIFDYGNISGTRSFADDNAVYLDQADDYHCILAQLQSPAQLHSDPSFTELYSEPPTLTIDPEPSPVQLKPDPPIFILTQSESWADHMEPDSSTRSPSRPYELSLYIPTLDFDPTATTNTGMAEGDQVLIVEEEKKEVDISLQQMSFASPEQCEVEKEVKKQVSFFSSSLSSPSSPWQAQQDSRQAGAEEVVKGDGEEVVEAGEMVENGDKVVEEGDNKMVLEGGKERENGAEVAEEGAKVVKEGDNKMVLEGGKEPENGAEALGEQGVSGSTEEKDGDENEMTEDKLKSLLEDIHLEEGSEEEEGEEMTEAKVQEILSQVKQAEKDMCSLPGWHSETFSVNVEPPTPGRSVSSDLLDRQENSQENSSDSATSSSRGEPGRSRHNGDHTELPPHDGSLPLSQDSANRRAGHGKEEGVLVSEKKVQQRFSESGTDEEQTVTTRVFRRRVILKGEQAKNIPGESVTEEQFTDEDGNIITRKVIRKVIRRVSMPDDQGGDRGRWDRGDLWPCPFSLEEELEQGDGAKSRRKEERLGEKKLHS